In the genome of Candidatus Acidiferrales bacterium, the window TGGATTGAGGATTGTGGAATTGATCCAACTGAAAATCGTGGAATTTGCGCCAATGCCGAGCGCCAGCGTGAGAATGGCGATGATGGAAAAGCCTGGAGATTTTCGCAGGACGCGAAAGCCGTAACGCAGATCCTGAATGAACGTTCTCACTGGACTCACCTCCGCGACTTACAGATTCTAGTGGCAAACAAACGTCCAAATCCAAGCGGCCGAAGATGAATGCCTGTAATGATTTAGGCAGAGAGCCGCGCCGTGGGATATGTGTAAGTGTCCGATATTGGGACAAGACGTCGCCAGAGCGGACAATGTTCAGTTTCGGCAAAACTGCATCCAAGGCATTATGCAAAAGCTTCTCCCCTCTAGGGAAGCCTGGCGCAACGCGGGAGATTCAGGACGCAATGAAGAAACGGGCGACAGTGGTCGAATTCTTGGGGGACTGAGGCGAGTTGCCGGCTTGGTAATACGCGAGCTTGATTTTGGATTCTTTAGGTCAAGAACAAGAGAATTCTGAGTGGTCCGATGCGGCCAAGTTAAATTACTTGACTGCTAATCCCCCGAAAGAGTCTAATTAGCTTTCGCCCACCCTCGGCCCCGGACGCATCCTATAAATTGGGGCAAATCTGAACGGATCCCCAGAAGGAGTCTATTCAAGATGACGAAGTCAAAAGCTCTCGCTCTCGTTCCTGCTTTGGTGATGTTGTTGGCGCTCATCTCCGCAGTACCGGCATTTGCTCAGGACGGGAAGCTGAAAATCAAGGTAAGTCCGAATCAGGCTTATATCTTTGTGGATGGGAATGCAATACGTCAGGGCAGCCGAACGATCAACCTGACAGCAGGAAAACATACGATCGGGGTCTACAACTACGGCTATACGTCGCAGACTCAGGAAGTGGATGTTGTGCAAGGAAAAACCACGAACCTGAGCGTTACGCTGCAAAAGGCGGGCGGCGATGTGTCCGGGCCGTTCGGGGATATCGAATTGCAAGGCGACCGGGCAGCTGCGGTTTTGCTGAATGGGAAAACACCAGAATACTTTGTCGGACACGTCGATGAGTTCGACTGGAATTGGTTGTGGCACCAGAGGCTGCTCGTTCACCCGGGAACGTATCAGATCGACGTGACGCGCAATGGGCAGACGGTGTGGTCCGGCCAGGTCAACGTCGCGGCCGGGAAACAAGTGACCATAAATTTGCATAACGGCACGAGCAAGACCAAGAATTGGAAACAAGGCAACACGCTCGGAGCGCAGCCGCGGTTCAAGGCGGGAATGGCCAGTTCGACTGTGGCCGTCGCGCCGGTGAGCGGTTCATTCTCGGCAGACAAGACGCAAATCAATTGCGGCGACTCCGCGCAATTGACGTGGAACTCGACGGATGCCGTGGACGTGAATATCAGCGAAATCGGCAAAGTGGATGCGAGCGGAAGCAAGACCGTCAGCCCGACGAAGACGACGACCTATAACTTCTCGGCGTCCGGGCCCGGCGGCATTGTGACAAATAGCCAGACGATCAATGTAAACATCCAGCCGACAGCAACGCTCACCCTGAATCCAACGGAAGTGAAATATCACAAGATCGGAGACAAGGTGAAAGAGGATGGAACGGCGACGCTGAGCTGGACGTCCTCGAACGCCAGCCAGGTGAGCATCGATCCGATTGGGAGCGTGCAAACCAGCGGCAGCCAGACGATTACGGCGCTACCGAAACAGCAGAGCATCGGGCCGATTGATGAGAACCAAACCTACACGATGACGGCGACGAACGTTTGCGGCGGCAGCGCGACGCAAACGGCCACGCTGCACATTACGGGATCGATCGAGCCGATGCCGGTGGTGACGCTCCAGAGCGTCTTCTATTCGACGGCGTATCCGGTGAAAGAACATCCGGATGTCGGACTGGTGAAGAGCGAAGAACAATCACTGGATACCGTGGCGGCGACATTCAAGAAATATTTGGACTATGACGACACGGCGAGACTGGTTGTAGTGGGACACGCGGATGTGCGCGGATCTTCACCCTATAACGAGGCGCTCAGCCAGAGGCGCGCGGATCGCGTGCGTGACTACCTCGTTTCGCAGGGAATCTCCGCGGACAAGATCGAGACGCGCGCGGAAGGCAAAGAGCGGCAGCTTGACCGCAGCGAAGTCACACAACTGCAGCAGCAAGACCCGGCTGCGCCGCAGAAGTGGATGATGCATCGCGATCGCGACACGTGGCTGGCGTACAACCGGCGCGTGGACATCATTCTGCAACCGACGGGCCAGGAGTCCACAAAGTATTACCCGAATGGCGCTCCGGAGGCACGGATCCTATTTCAGGTACCGAAGCCGAGCCTGAGCAAAGTCCGGGAAGCCGAGAGCGGCATGACGGCGCCGGAAGAGCCGATGCACAAGACGCACCGGCCTGCGGCAGCGAAAAAGACAGCGAAGCCACAATCAAATTAATCAGCGCGCCGAGCGTCCGAGAATCGGGGGTTCTCGGCTGAACGACGCAAGTGAAAAGGGCCTGCTACCTCAAACGGTGCAGGCCCTTTTTTTCTGCGATGAGATTCTTGTCAGGCGCCAGCGGTAGCGGATCGATAACCAACTCGCGCGGCCTTCTTGAGTGCTTCGACTCCTTCGGCTGTGGACATGAGCGGCGTGGTTTTGACGTTCTTGCAAGAGCCTCCCGCAGCGAAGGCGATGGAAATTGCGGCTGCAGCGACATTATTCGGCAATTCAGCAATACATACGACGTCGCAATCGCCAAATGCGAACCAGCCTTCCTGAATTTTCCCACCGAGATTTTCAATGGCCGGACGAACCGCTTCAATGCGGTCGTGCGGATTCTTGATGAGGGCCTGCCACGCTTGCTCCGTGTAACTGACTTGAATCAGGTAATGAGGCATGGTGTCTCCTTTCGTGAGACGTCATGGGGAATATCTCGTGTCGCGGATGTTGGCACCGCGCGAAGAGGAAGTCAATCGAAAGCCGAGGTTGTACCGACGCGGCGAGGCCGATAGAATCAAAGTCTCGCAATGACAACGACTGCAAATGGGTTTCGGACGCGAATTGTGTCGCTGGCGCCGAGCGTGACCTCCATTCTGCTTGCTCTGGGGGCGCGAAGAAACCTGGTGGCGGTGAGCCACTGGTGCAAAGACGTCGCCGATGTGAAGGATCTGCCGGAACTGGGAGACTGCTGGTCTCTTGACCCGGATAGCGACCTTAGCGCGCTGATGAAGCTGCGACCGACGCTGATTGTCGGCTCAGTGCCGTTTAAGACGGAAACCGTCCAGAAGATTTTGGCGCTGCCCATTCCCTTCCTCGCATTGAATCCGCGCAGTTTGGCCGACGTCGAGGCAGATATCCACGCGCTGGGAAGCGTGGCAGGAGCGAGCAGGCACGCTGGCGCGTTAGTGCGCGAAATGCGGCGGCGATTTGAGAAAGTCACGGCAATCGCGAAGAAGACGAAGGCGCGGCCACGCGTTTACTGCGAAGCATGGCCGCATCCACGAATCAGTTCCCCGCCGTGGGTGGCGGAGCTCGTGGAGATCGCGGGCGGGACAATGGTCACTCCAGCGGGACAGAAAGTGTCGGACGAAGAAGTGGCGCGAGCACAGCCTGATGTGATTGTCCTGGCATGGACGGCCACGGGCGGCAAGTCGAAACCGGAACAGGCGCTGGCAAATCCGCTCTGGCAGGATGTACCGGCAGTTCGCAAACGGCGCGTTTTCGCGGTGCGCGACGAATTGCTGAACACGCCCGGGCCGCCACTGGCGTGCGGCGCGGAGGAATTGCTGCGATTGCTGCATCCGGAACTGAGCCGTGTTCGAGAGAGAAGAGCCGGAAAGAAACGAGGCCACGCACGGCGAAGCCGATGAAAGCTGAACATGGAAATTGAAAAGGGGAAAGTGCATGCGCCGGAAATTGGCGCGACGTGGCTGAATTCGGAGCCGCTGGAACTGCGCGGATTGCGCGGGCGGGTGGTCCTCGTCGATTTCTGGGACTACACGTGCGCGAATTGCCTGCGCACGCTGCCCTACCTTGCGGAATGGCACGCGCGATATGCGCCGCTGGGCCTGACGATCATCGGCGTGCATACGCCGGAGTTTTCGTTTACGGCGAACGAAAAATTCGTGCGCGCGGCGGTGGAGAGATTCGGGATTCGATATCCTGTGGTGCTCGACAATGGCTATGCGATCTGGCACGCATACGCGAACCGCTACTGGCCGGCGAAATACCTGATCGACAAGGACGGCTACATCCGATTTTTCCATTTTGGCGAAGGCGATTATGGCGCGACCGAAGAAGCCATTCAGACCCTGCTGCGTGAAGTGAATCCGGCGGCGCGGTTCCCTGCTGTGATGGATCCAGTTCGCGACACGGATAGGCCGGGAGCCGTTTGCTACAACTCGACGCCGGAACTTTATTTTGGAAACAAGCGCGGGAAACTGGGCAATGAATCGGGTTTCCTGCGCGCGAATGAGAGCGCCGCGGGCGACTACAAGCTGCCGGAGAAGATTGATGCGGATGCAATTTATCTCTCCGGGCCATGGATGAGCAGCGAGGAAATGGCGCGGTCCGTACCTGGCGGAGGTGCGCCTTCTTCCGTGCTGCTTTTTTACACGGGCAAGGAAGTGAATCTCGTGGCAGCGCCGAACGGGCAGCCGCTAACGCTTGAGCTTCTGCACGGCGGTGAATCGCTTGCGGAAAATGAAATGGGCGAAGATGTGAAACGCGATAAGGCGGGACGGACGATTGTCGCCGTCGATTCGCCGCGAATGTATAACCTGGTGCGCAATCCAGGGATGAAACAGAAATTGCTGCAACTGGTCGCGCGCGAGGCGGGGCTGGAATGCTACGCGTTTACGTTCGCGACGTGCACGGCGCAGGATGATCCGCCGTGGTAGTCGTGGCCGCGATTGTCATTTCCGATGGACGTGTGCTGGCCTGCCAGCGCAGCCGCAAGGGCAAGTTTCCGCTGAAATGGGAATTTCCGGGCGGCAAAGTGCAGGAGGGAGAAACGCCGCGGACAGCGCTGGAACGCGAACTTCGCGAAGAACTAAACGTCGGTGCGACGGTCGGCGCAGAGATTTATCGCGCGCGACACAAATATTCCGAGATGCACGATGAGGTCGAGCTGATTTTTTTCGCTGCGCAGCTGGAATCGAAAATGATCGAGAATCAGGTTTTCGAAAACATCGGATGGGTCGAGCCAGGAAAATTGCCGGCACTGGACTTTCTGGAGGCCGATCGAGGCCTTGTGAATAAGCTCGCAAGGCACGAACTGCGGCTTTTTGCCAGTGATTTGGCCGAAACGAAATCAGAATCGCGGGAAACGCGAGGCCGGAAATCAGCGTCACAGTAACTATACTGCGGCCTTATCGCGAATGATTCGTGTTATAGTACGATTCTAATTTCAATCCGAACTAAGGGCCGATAGGAGAAGCAATGGCATCCAAAAGTGGCCGGGCCGTGGCCGAACTCGAAGTCGAAAAGGGCGAGAACGGCCGTGAATTAATGGTGGGACTGTACCAAATGCTGGTGAAGTGCCGGATGTGCGACGAAAAAGCGCGCATCCTCTTTCGTCAGGGCAAATACGCGGGAAATTTTTACTCAGGTGTAGGCCAGGAAGCGGCGGAGGTTGGCGCAGCATACAGCTTGCGCGAAGATGATTGGATTGCGCCCTCGCATCGCGATTGGACCTCGAACATCATCAAGGGCGCGCCATTGAAACTGTGCTTCGCGCAGCTTTTCGGCAAAGCGACCAGCCCGGACCGCGGGAAATCGACTCCGGCACACATGGGCTATCCGCCAATCCACACGATCACGCCGGCCAGCAGCATCGCGGGACAGCTCGCGGTTGGCACGGGAGTCGCTTTTGGCTTGAAGAGATTGGGGCGCGATACGGTGGTCGTCTCGTTTTTTGGCGACGGCGCGACGAGCCTCGGCGGCTTTCATGAGGCGCTGAATTTCGCGGGCGTGCACCGCTTGCCGATTATTTACGTTTGCCAGAACAATCTGTGGGCGGAATCCGTGCCGTTGCGGCTGCAGACGGCGCTGACGAATCTTTCCGATCGCGCGAAGGCCTATGGATTCCCGGGCGTTTCCGTGGACGGCAACGACGTGATGGCCGTTTACGATGTGGCGACGAAGGCGATT includes:
- a CDS encoding thiamine pyrophosphate-dependent dehydrogenase E1 component subunit alpha translates to MASKSGRAVAELEVEKGENGRELMVGLYQMLVKCRMCDEKARILFRQGKYAGNFYSGVGQEAAEVGAAYSLREDDWIAPSHRDWTSNIIKGAPLKLCFAQLFGKATSPDRGKSTPAHMGYPPIHTITPASSIAGQLAVGTGVAFGLKRLGRDTVVVSFFGDGATSLGGFHEALNFAGVHRLPIIYVCQNNLWAESVPLRLQTALTNLSDRAKAYGFPGVSVDGNDVMAVYDVATKAIARARSGEGPTFIECKTYRWYGHSEIDPAKYRTKEEVESWKKRDPLVLFEKVLRDKKLLTDELKDKIAKTVTQEINEAVEFAEQSPYPDASELKDHIWAQE
- a CDS encoding OmpA family protein, whose product is MTKSKALALVPALVMLLALISAVPAFAQDGKLKIKVSPNQAYIFVDGNAIRQGSRTINLTAGKHTIGVYNYGYTSQTQEVDVVQGKTTNLSVTLQKAGGDVSGPFGDIELQGDRAAAVLLNGKTPEYFVGHVDEFDWNWLWHQRLLVHPGTYQIDVTRNGQTVWSGQVNVAAGKQVTINLHNGTSKTKNWKQGNTLGAQPRFKAGMASSTVAVAPVSGSFSADKTQINCGDSAQLTWNSTDAVDVNISEIGKVDASGSKTVSPTKTTTYNFSASGPGGIVTNSQTINVNIQPTATLTLNPTEVKYHKIGDKVKEDGTATLSWTSSNASQVSIDPIGSVQTSGSQTITALPKQQSIGPIDENQTYTMTATNVCGGSATQTATLHITGSIEPMPVVTLQSVFYSTAYPVKEHPDVGLVKSEEQSLDTVAATFKKYLDYDDTARLVVVGHADVRGSSPYNEALSQRRADRVRDYLVSQGISADKIETRAEGKERQLDRSEVTQLQQQDPAAPQKWMMHRDRDTWLAYNRRVDIILQPTGQESTKYYPNGAPEARILFQVPKPSLSKVREAESGMTAPEEPMHKTHRPAAAKKTAKPQSN
- a CDS encoding redoxin domain-containing protein, translated to MEIEKGKVHAPEIGATWLNSEPLELRGLRGRVVLVDFWDYTCANCLRTLPYLAEWHARYAPLGLTIIGVHTPEFSFTANEKFVRAAVERFGIRYPVVLDNGYAIWHAYANRYWPAKYLIDKDGYIRFFHFGEGDYGATEEAIQTLLREVNPAARFPAVMDPVRDTDRPGAVCYNSTPELYFGNKRGKLGNESGFLRANESAAGDYKLPEKIDADAIYLSGPWMSSEEMARSVPGGGAPSSVLLFYTGKEVNLVAAPNGQPLTLELLHGGESLAENEMGEDVKRDKAGRTIVAVDSPRMYNLVRNPGMKQKLLQLVAREAGLECYAFTFATCTAQDDPPW
- a CDS encoding ABC transporter substrate-binding protein — protein: MTTTANGFRTRIVSLAPSVTSILLALGARRNLVAVSHWCKDVADVKDLPELGDCWSLDPDSDLSALMKLRPTLIVGSVPFKTETVQKILALPIPFLALNPRSLADVEADIHALGSVAGASRHAGALVREMRRRFEKVTAIAKKTKARPRVYCEAWPHPRISSPPWVAELVEIAGGTMVTPAGQKVSDEEVARAQPDVIVLAWTATGGKSKPEQALANPLWQDVPAVRKRRVFAVRDELLNTPGPPLACGAEELLRLLHPELSRVRERRAGKKRGHARRSR
- a CDS encoding GYD domain-containing protein, yielding MPHYLIQVSYTEQAWQALIKNPHDRIEAVRPAIENLGGKIQEGWFAFGDCDVVCIAELPNNVAAAAISIAFAAGGSCKNVKTTPLMSTAEGVEALKKAARVGYRSATAGA
- a CDS encoding (deoxy)nucleoside triphosphate pyrophosphohydrolase, translating into MVVVAAIVISDGRVLACQRSRKGKFPLKWEFPGGKVQEGETPRTALERELREELNVGATVGAEIYRARHKYSEMHDEVELIFFAAQLESKMIENQVFENIGWVEPGKLPALDFLEADRGLVNKLARHELRLFASDLAETKSESRETRGRKSASQ